A segment of the Streptomyces sp. P9-A2 genome:
CGATCTCACCGGCGTGGACCTCGATGTCCAGCCCGCGGACGACGGCGAGATCGCCGTAGCCGGCGACCAGCGACGTCGCCCGCAGGGCGGCGGCTCGCGCCGCGCCGGGCTCGGTGTGGGCGACTGCAGTCACGTCATCTCCCTCAGCGGTGGTGGAGCCGGGTGCGCTGCCATGGCGTGGTGGTGGGCGGCGCACACAACAAAGTAAACGCTGTTTGGTTTTACGCCCACCGCAAGCCGGGCGCAAGATCCGTGCATGGCCGGATTTCCTCGACACTTGGCGCGAACACATCCCTTGATGTTCTGGGCTGCACGCCATTAACCTAACTATGTTTCGTTATGTGTGGCAAGGACTCTGTCTCCTAGGGCAAGGACCCCATGAAGCGAAGACTGTTCTCCACCCTCGCCGTATCCCCTCTCCTCCTCGGTTCGCTGGCCGCCTGCGGCGGCTCCGACTCCGGCACCGCGGCCACCGGGGGCCCGATAAGGATCATGTCGATCGGCTCCTTCGAAACGCCCGTCTTCTCGACCCCCCAGGTCGAGACGGCACTGCGGGCGAAGATCGCCGACATCAACGAGAACGGCGGTATCGACGGACGCGAGGTCGTCCTCAAGATCTGCAACGACAAGTTCGACCCCAACGAGGCCACCTCCTGCGCCCAGCGCGCGGTGTCCGACGGCACGCACGCCGTCGTCGGGGGCGCTTCCCCCTTCTCCCCCCAGTTCCTGCCGGTCCTGGAGGCCGCGAAGATCCCGTTGGTGGCCGGGAGCGCCAGCTCGGGCCAGGTGGAGCTGCAGAGCGAGGTCTCCTTCCCGGTCAACGCGGGCGCGCCCGGCATGTCGCTCGGCACCGGGCGCCTGGCCGCCGAGGCGGGCCCCTCCACCGTCGTCATCGCCTCCGACAACGAGGGCTCGCAGACCGGCGCCGACCTGAGCATCCAGGGCGCCGAGTCGGCCGGCGCCAAAATGGCCAAGGTCACGATGAAGCTGGGCGCCCCGGACGTCTCCGCGACCGTCGCCCGTGCCCTGCAGCTGAAACCCGACGCCATCGCCCTGCAGGTCGTCACCGAGGACGCGCTGAAGGTGGTCAAGAGCCTGCGCCAGTCCGGCTACAAGGGCGCGCTCACCGCTCCCGGCTCCCTCTTCCCGCCGGCCAGCCTGAAGGCGCTCGGTGAGTTCGCCGAGGGCGTTCGCATGACCAGCCGGGTGGTGCCGCCCACGTCCACCGACATCCCCCAGGTCAAGGAGTTCCTCGCCCAGATGAAGGCCGAGGACCCCGGGGCCCAGACCGACGATCTCGCCCTCAACGCCTGGACCGGCATGTACCTGCTGGCCGAGGTGCTGAAGGGCCACGAGATCACCGACGGCGCGTCCGTGATCGCGGCCTTCGACGCCATCAAGGAGCCGATCGAACTCGGTACCGCCCCGGACTACACCGGCGTGCCCGCGACACCGGACTCCAAGACCTACCCCCGGGTGCCGCAGTTCGCCACGGTCGGCAGCACCGTCAAGGACGGCGAGATCGTCCGGGACGGGGACTTCTTCAACCCGCTCGAGCTGTGAGCATGGACACCGTCGTCGTCACCGGGGGCGCCGGCGGCATCGGCGCGGCCACCTGCCGGTACCTCGCCGAACAGGGCTACCGGGTGGTCGTCGCCGATCCGCAGCGCGCGGAGGGTGAGCGGCTGGCCGGCGAACTGGACGGCCTGTTCGTCCACCACGACGTGGGGGACCCGCGGTCCTGGGACACGCTCATGACCGCGGCGGTGGACCGCTTCGGTGCGCTGTACGCCCTGGTGGCCGCAGCCGGGGTCAAGAGCGAATACCTCCTGGCCAGTCCGCCTGACCCGGTCCTGTTCCACCGCACCGCCACGGTCAACCAGCTCGGAGTGATCCTCGGGGTCCAGATCGTCGGGGAGCACCTGCGGCAGCAGGGCCGGGGCTCGATCGTCAACATCGCCTCCGGTGCGGCGATGCCGCCGTCGCAGAGCCCGGACCTGGCCTATGTCAGCACGAAGTGGGGGGTGCGCGGGATCAGCCGGGTCGCCGCGCGGCGGCTCGCGCCGCACGGAGTACGGGTCAACACGGTGCTGCCCGGGCTGGTCCGCACCCCGATGATCGCCGGCGTCACGGAGCGGGATCCCGGACGGGTCGCGTCGGTCGAGGCGGTGATCCCGATGGGACGGATGGGCCGCCCGGACGAGATCGCCCGGGCCGTGTACTTCTTCGTCTCAGAACTCGGCTCGTACGCCACCGGCGCCGAACTGGTCGTCGACGGGGGGTCCCTCGCCTGACGGACCCGGCACACGACGGGGCGGGCGGCCCACGGCACGCGGGACACCGGGGAGACCCCGCCCGCTCCCGTATCCGCCCCGGACGCCTCCGGGGCGGCGCGCCCCCGGGCGGGATCCCCTTCCCCGCCCGGGGGCGCGTACGGCCATCGGCCACGCCCCGCCCGGGCAGACGGGCCGGCGACGGCGTGGGGCCGGGGCCGGAAGCCGGCCCGCCGGTGTCCCGGGCGGACGGACGCGCGTGCCGCGCGTGCGGACGGCCGGTGGCCACCCCGTCCACCGGCCGTCCGTCGCGGTGCCTCGCGGCCGTGTCCCGCCCGTGCGGGTCAGCCCTCCAGCGGGTCGAAGAACTCGCCGTCCGGGACGATCTTGCCGTCCTCGATGGTGCTCGGCATCACCTTGAAAACCGAGACTCGCGGGTACTCCTTGTGCGGCACGTCGCCTCCGAGGCCCGGGTAGTCGGGGTAGATGCCGAACAGGTCCACCGGCTCGGCGATGTCCGACAGGGCGTCGATGACCGACTGCCCGTCAGTGACCTTCTTGCCGCTCAGGATGCCGGGCAGGGCGCGCACGGAGAGCCAGCCGTTGAGGCTGATGTCGTCGATGGGCGCGTCGGCGTCGAGGGCGTGCACCTCCTTGTTGAACTGCGCGATCATCTCGTTCTCGCTGTACGCCGAGGGGAGGCCGCGGCCGGCGAGGACGATGCCCTCCGCCTTGTCGCCGAGGGCCTTGATCGAGGCCGGGTTGACGATGGACGCCGGGCCGGTGATCGGGCCCTTGAACCCGTTCTCGCGCAGGGCCGACACGATGCGCGTGGCGGTGTCCCCGGACGCGGTGATCACGACGCCGTCCGGCTTCTGGTCGAGCACCTTGAGGGCGATCGGGTTGTAGTCGGCGGCGGTCTGCGGGGCGACGACCTCGGTCGTGGTTCCGCCGGCGCGCTTGATGCCCTGCTCGGCCTGCTTGACGGAGGCACGGCTGGAGGCGTTGTCCGCGGGAACCACGACGATCTTGTCGCCGCCGCGCTCCGCGGCCAGCCGGCCGGCCGCGATGACGAAGGCGCTGGATCCGGCGTTGATCGGGTAGAACGCCGCCTCCTCGCTCTCCGCGGTGCCGTCACCGCCACCGGGGCCGATAAAGGGTATCTTCGCCGCCTCCAGGACGGGGGCGAGCGCGGCCGTGTGCGGGGTCATGCCGCCGACAACGGCGGCGACGCCCTCACTGATCGCGCGCTGGGCGCAGGCGGTGGCCTCGTTGGGGTCGAACTTGTCGTTGCAGAAGGAGACCTTGAGCTTGCGGCCGTCGATGCCGCCGCCCTTGTTCACCGCGTCGACCGATGCCTGGATGGCGGTCTCCAGCTGGGGAATCGAGTAGACCGGGCTCTCGAAGGAGGCGATCGACATGATCTTGATGGGGCCTTCGGCGCCCGCCTCGGAGCTGGAGTCGCCGCCACCGCACGCGGTGAGCGGCAGGGCCAGGGCGAGCGTCGCGGCGGCGATTTTCGCGGAGCGGTGCATGGATGTCTCCTACGTGATCAGGAAGGGGGTGTGGGAGCGGGCCGCTCTGCTGCCGCCGTTCGCGCGGCAGGAGGGTCGAGCGGACTCCGCGGAGGCCGGACCGGTCCGGTCCATGCGGGGTGGGCGGGCCGGGCCGCCGGGTCGCGGCCCGGCCCGCCGTACTCAGAACGTCTGTGCGAGCAGGGTCGCTTCGCGGGTGGCGGTGGTGACGCCACGGGGGGCGATCACGTCACCGCAGGTGTGCGCGGTGACGCCGAGCGCCTCCAGTTCGTGGACCAGCCGGTCACGCGGCACGGGGTGCACCGCGGCGACGACGACGTCGATCCCGGGCAGTACGCTCTCGACTCCGTCGGGGTCGATGAGCGTGGCCTGTCCGTCCTCGTACGACCTGAGGTCCCGGAAGGTCATCGCCGTGATGTGCGACGACCGGCGGAAGAGGTCCTGGTAGTCGAGCCGGTGGTTGTAACCGCTGTTGGTGACCAGCCGGTCGAACGGCGTCACGTAGACGACGTCGCGGCCCTCCAGCGCCAGTTTCTCCACCGCCACACCGGCCGGGTTGTGCCCGGTGCGGTCCACGACCAGTACGGTCGCCCCCTCGGGGACGCCGTGCACGATCGCGTCGTCGACCGTGACGATCCCCGGGCGGTCCAGGCCGTGGGCGGCCAGGTCGTGCTCGGCGCCGGTGGCCACGACGACCTCGTCCACGTCCGCCGCCCGGATGTCGGCCGCGGTGAGCCGGCGTCCGTACTCCACCTCGACGCCCTCGTGGCGGAGTTCGCCCACCAGGTGGTCGACGGTGCCGAACAGTTCGGCGGCGCGGGTGTCCAGCAGGTTGCGCAGCCGGCCGCCCGGCCGGTCGGACGCCTCGACGATCCGTACGTCGTGGCCCCGCTTGACCGCCACCTCGGCGGCCTGGAGGCCGGCGACTCCGGCGCCCACGACGAGGACGCGCTTGCGCCGCGACGGCGCCGGCAGGGCGGCGAACTGTGCCTCGCGGCCGAACTCCGGGTTGTGCCAGCACTGCACGGCCTTGCCGTCCACGCGCCGGCTGTTGCACTCGGCGACCCGCACGCAGGTACGGATGCGGTCCTCGTCGCCACGCAGGATCTTGACGCCCATGTCCGGGTCGGAGAGGAAGCCGCGGGTCATGCCGATCAGGTCGCACATGCCGTGCTCCAGGGCCCGCTCCGCCATGTCCGGGTCGACGATGCCGCCGACGCCGACCACCGCCACCCGCGCGCCGACCGCGTCCCGCAGTCCCTTGGCCAGTTCGAGGTCGTAGCCCTTGGGGTAGCGGAAGGAGGCGACCGACGGCTGGGAGTACGCCGGTGCCTTGGTGCCGATGGAGAGGTTCATGAAGTCGATGTGGCCGGTGTCCACCAGGCGCCTGGCGACGTCGTTGAGCTCCTCCACGGTGAGGCCGTTCTCGTCCTCGCGCAGATGGTCGTCGGCCGTCATCCGCCAGCCGAGGATCCCGTCCTCGCCCAGTCCCGAACGGACCGCTTCGAGCACCGCGGTGGAGAAGGCCAGTTGCTCGCCCCACTCGTCGTCGCGGCCGTTGCCCCAGGGGCTGTAGGACTGCTGGAGCAGGTAGCCGTGGGCGCCGTGCAGTTCGAGCCCGTCCAGGCCGGCCTCGCGGAACACCTCGGCCATCCGGCCGTAGGCGTCCACGGTCATCTGCACCTCGGCGCCGGTCATCCGGTGGGCGGCCTCACCGAACTCGTCCTGGCCGCCGTTGAAGGACCACTCGGCGCGCTCGTCGAGCAGCACGTGCGAGCCGATCTGCCGGCCGAAGCTGACCACCTGCGGGGTGACCAGCGCGCCCTCCTCGTGCACGGCGTCGGCCAGCCGCTTGAGCCGGTCGACCACCGGCCACGGCCAGCCGTGGAACGGCTCGACGTTGACCGGCTGGGTGATGAGCAGCGCGGCTCCGCCCCTGGCCCGGCGGCGGCAGTAGTCGACGTAGGTCGTTTCTTCGCCGGCCGGGTGCCAGGGCGCCATGATGCTGTGTGCCGTGGTGATCATCCGGTTGCGGAGCACATGGCCGCGGAGGGTCATCGGGCTGAGCAGACGGGCGTACTTCCCGTCCGTGCGGGGTGACGTCGGCTCAACGGCCGGGCTGGTCGTCATGCGTCTCTCCTGTCGGAAAGCCCGCCGTGTGCCGGAGGGCCGAAGCGGCCCAACCGGCCTAGACGGCGAGGATTCTGCGGATCGCGGCTTCGATGTCGCGCTGCCCGACCACCCACTGCTTCTCCAGGGCGGGGGCGTAGGGCGCGGGGCTGAAAGGCGCCCCCACGCGCACCACGGGGGCGTCGAGCGTCCAGAACCCCTCGTCGACGGCGCGGGCGGCGATCTCGGCGCCGATGCCGAAGTCGAGGACCGCCTCGTGCGCGATCACCAGGCGGTTGGTCTTCGCGAGGGAGCCGAGGACGGTCTCCCAGTCGATGGGTGCCACGGTGCGCAGGTCGACGACCTCGACCGAGACGCCCTCGGCGGCCAGCGACCCGGCGACGGCGAGGCTCTCGCGCACCATGCGCGAGACGCTGACGACGGTCACGTCGGTGCCTTCGCGGAGCACCTTCGCCTTCCCGATCGGGACGACGTGGTCGGACGAGAAGCCCGGGCCGGACTTCTCGTAGAGGAGCCGGTGCTCGATGACGACGACCGGGCTGTCCTCGTGGATGGCGCTGCGCAGCAGTCCGTAGGCGTCGGCCGGGGTCGAGGGCATCACGACCTGGAGGCCGGGGATGTGCGCGAGGAGCGCCTCGATCGCCTGGGAGTGCTGGGCGCCCGAGGAGCGGCCGGCGCCGAACTGGGTGCGGATGGTGAGCGGCACGCTCACCTTGCCGCCGGTCATGTACCGCAGCTTGGCGGCCTGGTTCATGATCTGGTCCAGGCAGACGGCGATGAAGTCGGAGTACATGATCTCCACCACCGGCCGCATGCCGGCCATGGCGGCGCCCACGCCCGCCCCGATGATGGCGCTCTCGGCGATCGGGGTGTCGCGCACCCGGCCCGGGAAGTCGGCGGCCAGTCCGCGGGTCAGGCCGAAGACGTTGCCGCCCTCGCCGACGTCGATGCCGGCCACGAAGACCGACGGGTCGTGCTCCAGTTCGTGGCGCAGTGCGGCCTTGACCGCGCGGCTGTAGCGGACGGGTTCGGCGCCCTCGGGCAGCGCGGGCTCGGTGACGGTCCTGGTGGGCGTACGGATGTACTCGAAGAGGTCGCCGGCCGACGGTTCCCGGCCGGCTTTCGCCGCCTGAACGGCCCGCTCGATCTCCTCGGTCACCGACGCGTGCACGGCCGCGATGCCGGCCTCGCTCGTGCCGCCCGCCCGCAGCCGTTCCTCGGCGAGCAGGATCGGGTCCCGCTCGGCCCAGGCCGCCGCGAGGTCCTTGTCGCGGTACTTGAGCGGGTCGCCCTCGTAGTGGCCGCGGGCGCGGAACGTCACGGCCTCGACGAACGCCGGGCCCCCGCCGCGGCGTACCGCCGCCACGATGTCCTCCATGGCGTCCGCCATCTCCGTCACGTCGTTGCCGTCGAGACGGTGGAAGGACATGCCGTAGGCGGCGGCGCGGGCCTCCATGAGGCCGGGCGCCTTCAGGTGGGTGCTGGAGAACTCGGAGAACTGGTTGTTCTCGCAGAGCAGGATCAGCGGCAGCCGCCAGTCGCCGGCGAGGGTGGCGCCCTCGTGGAAGGCGCCGGTGCTGGTGGCGCCGTCGCCGAAGTAGCTGACGGCGACCTTGCCGTCGCGCCGCAGCAGCGCGGCGGTGGCGGCTCCGGCCGCGATCGGTACTCCGGCGCCGACGATGCCGTTGGCGCCGAAGATGCCCAGTGCCGGGTCGGCGATGTGCATGGAGCCGCCGCGGCCGTGGTTGGTCCCGGTCTCCCGGCCGAAGAGTTCGGCGAAGGCTCCGGTGAGGTCGAGGCCTTTGGCCAGTACGTGCCCATGCCCCCGGTGGGTGGAGGTGATGACGTCGTCGGGCCGCAGTGCCGCCGCGGTCCCGACGGGCACGGCCTCCTGACCGACCGAGAGGTGCACGAACCCGCGGATCACGCCGTCGCGGTAGAGCGCGGCGGCCCGGTCCTCGAACATCCGGATGCGCAGCATCTCGCGGTGGAGGTGGGCCAGGTCCGTCCGGTCTCCGGGGCTCGGGTGCGAACGGGGCTTCTCCTGGACGTGTGTCATCGTGCTCCCTGTCCTCGCGGGAATCGAATCGCGGCGTCGGTTGCGGACCGCAGTCGCGATCGGGCTCACTGTGACACAGGACGAGGGCCTTAAACAAGCATTGATTGGTTACTGGTGTGCGCGGATTTCTGCGGGCTTTTCCGGCGTGTGCGCGACGGCCGGCCGGACCGGCCCGCGCGCGGCCCGCACCCGCGTCACGGCGCGGGCTGGTCGGCCAGGCGTATCAGGAGGCTGCCGAGCTGCCGCTGTTCCTCGGGGGAAAGCACGGCGAACCAGGCCCTGTCCCGCTCGGCCTGGGCGCGCAGGCCCTCCAGCAGCCGGGAGGCGCCCTCCTCGGTGAGCGAGACGAGCACCTGACGGCGATCGGTCTCGCTGCGGTCGCGGCGGATCAGTCCGTCGCGCTCCAGGGTGTTCAGGACGGCCGAGGTCGCGGCCCTCGAGGCCCCGGACAGCCGGGTGAGCTGCCGGGCCTCGAGGGGTCCGGCGGCCCACAGCAGGTTCATGAAGCGGAACCCGGCCCAGCTCCAGCCCAGTCTGCGGTGCACCGACTCGGCGTCCTGGCCGAGCCGGTTGAAGAACTTGGTCAGGTTGAAGACCAGGTCGGTGCGGTCGGCGGCGTCGGGCGGGACGGTGTCCTGCTCGACGAGCCGGGCCCGCAGGACGTCTCGGAGGGTGGGCTGCGCCTGGCCGTCGGGGGAGTTCACGCCGAGAAGGATAGAACCCACTCAGTCCTCGAGACGGATGGCCTGCTCGGGACATGCCATGGCCGCGGTCTCGGCGTCCCGGCGCTGGTCGCCGGTCAGCTCGGCGACGACGGTCTCGGCGTAGCCGCCCGCGTCGAGGTCGAACACGTCGGGCGCCATCATCGCGCACTGGCCGTGGCCCACACACTTGCTCGTGTCGATCACTGCTCTGGTCATCGGTGCTCCTTCGTCGGGTCCTGCGCTGCGGGGCCTGCGCTCACCACGCCCGTCTCGACGAGCCGGGCGGCGTCGAGCCCGAGGGAGGTGAGGATGTCGTGGCTGTGCTGTCCGGGCAGCGGCGGCGGCGTCGGCTCGTGCGGCTCGGAGCCCGAGAACCGGGGTGCCGTACCCGCCTGGAGGACGCCGTCGTGCCTGCGCAGCGACCGCCGGGACCTGATGTGCGGGTGGTCGGCGGCCTCGGTGAGACCGAGGACCGGGGTCACGCAGCAGTCGGTCCGCTCGAACTCCGCCGCCCACGCGTCACGGGTGCGGGTGGCGAAGACGGCGGCCATCCGGCGGCGCAGGTCCGGCCAGCGGGACTCGTCGAGCTGGTGACGCGGGTCGTCGTCGAGGCCGAGCCGGCGCAGCAGCTCCGCGTAGAACTTCCCCTCGCCCGCGCCGACGGCGACGTATCCGCCGTCGGAGCACTCGTAGACGGAGTAGAAGGGCGCGCCCCCGTCGAGGACGTTCACCCCGCGGCGGTCCTGCCACATGCCCCCGGCGTACATCGCGTGGGTGCTGGACAGCAGGTGGGAGACGCCGTCGACGATCGCGGCGTCGACGACCTGCCCGGTGCCGCTGACCGCGGTCTCCCGCAGCGCGGCGAGGAGTCCGATGACGAGGTAGGTGGCGCCGCCGCCGAAGTCTCCCACGTAGTTGACCGGGATCTGCGGCGGTCCGCCGGCGCCGCCGATGCCGTGCAGCGCTCCGGTGAGGGCGATGTAGTTGATGTCGTGGCCGGCGGTCGCGGACAGCGGGCCCTCCTGGCCCCAGCCGGTCATCCTGGCGTACACCAGCCTGGGGTTGCGGGCCAGGCAGACGTCCGGGCCGAGTCCGAGCCGCTCGGCGACGCCGGGCCGGAAGGGCTCGGTCAGGGCGTCGGCCCGTTCGGCGAGCCGGAGGACGATCTCCACCGCCTCGGGCTTCTTCAGGTCCAGGGCGAGGGACCGCTTGCCGCGGTTGAGCAGGTCGAACCTGGGCTCGGCGGCGGCCTCGACCCCGCCGTGCGCGGCCCGCGCCCGGTCGACGCGGATCACGTCCGCGCCGAGGTCGGCCATCAGCATGGTGGCGAAGGCGCTCGGGCCGAGACCGCCCAGTTCGACGATCGACAGCCCGCTCAGCGGTCCGGGCATGGCTCCTCCTGCGGTCAGCACCGATGCGGGGGATCAGTGGCACCGACAGCGTAAACCAATTAACGTATGGTTATGAAGTCCTCCCCTACCGCACTCGTCGTCGGCGGCACCGGTCCGAGCGGGCCGCACCTGATCACGGGCCTGTTGGAGCGCGGGTACGACGTCGAGATCCTGCACCGCGGGGTCCACGAACCGCCGGACCTGCCCGACGTCCGCCACCTCCACGCCGACCCGCACTTCCGCGAGACGCTGGACGCGGCGATCGGCTCCCGCACCTGGGACGTCGTCCTGGCCACCTACGGACGGCTCAGGACGGTCGCGCAGGCGTTCGCCGGGAAGTGCGGGCAGTTCATCGGCGTCGGCGGCGTCCCCGTCTACCGCGGCTTCTTCGAGCCGGAGGCCACCCGGCCCTACGGCATGCGGCTGCTCGCCCGCGAGGACGGCACCCTCGCTGACGCCTACGAGCCGGTGGCGCCCTTCGCCGCGAAGATGGTGGCCGCCGAGCGGGAGGTGTTCCGGCTCGGCGCCGAGGGCGCGTACGCCGCCACCATGGTCCGCTACTCCCAGATCTACGGGCCGCGCAACATCGTGCCGTGGGAGTGGGCCGTGATGAAGCGGATCGCGGACGGCAGGCGCCGGATGATCCTGCCCGACGCCGGGCTGTGGATCGTGACCCGGTGCGCCGCGCGCAACGCCGCCGAGGTGCTGCTGTCCGCGGTCGGCAACCCGGCCTCCGCCGGCGAGGCGTTCAACGTCGCCGACGACGACCAGCAGACCACCCGCCAGTGGGCGGAGAGCATCGCCATGCTGCTCGGCGCGGAGCTGGAGTTCGTCGGCATCCCGTCCGAACTCGCCCCCTCCGCCATGGGTGAGCTGCTCTCCCCCACGGCCCGCCCGCACGTCCTCGTCGACGCCTCGCGCGCCAAGCGGCTGCTGGGCTACCGCGAGGTCGTCACGGCCGCGGACGCCCTCGCCGAGACCGTCGCCTGGCTGGCCGAGAACCCCGTCACCGCCGAGGACTACCCGACGTACAACGCCCGGTTCGACTACGCGATGGAGGACCGGCTGCTGGCCGCCTGGGACCAGGCCCGCGACCTCGTCCGCCGGCAGGCGCCGGACACCCCCGTCGACATGGCCCACCCGATGCCGCACCCCCGTGTGCCGTCCCTCCGGGCGGACGCTCGCGGTCGCTGACCGAGGGTCCTCCGGCGGCTTCCCGGTGCCCGGGGAGCCGCCGGAGTCATGCGCGGCGCCGGGCCGGGCGACCGCGGACCTGAATCCGGGCCCGGGCGGCGACGGGGCAGAATCCACGCCCGGGACACCGTCGGCAGAAGGCGGGGCAGGGCCCGGGGACGCAAGGGGTAGCACCGCCCGGTGCGGGTGAGATGAACAAGCAGCCAGGGCTCCGGAGTGGCTCGGGCACGACCCCGCCTGAGCCGTCGGCCGAGGCGTGGGACCCGCACCCAGGCCTGGCAGCGACGGACAGGACCCCACCCACCCCGGCCCGGAGACGCACGCGGCGCCGAACCAGGCCACAAGGCCACAAGGCCACAAGGGGCAGGATCCCCGACCGAGTCGGCGATACATGAGAACCGGGTCCCGGGCCGTCGGCAGGACCCGCGGCCGAGCCCCTGCGTGACCGGCAGGACCCACCCCCGGGCCCGGAGACGCACAGAACGCCGGGCCTCGCGGCGGCGAGGGGCAGGATCCCCCGCCCGAACCGGCGATACGCGAAGACCGGGCCCCGGGGCGACCGCGGGCCGGACTCCGCGTCACCCCGGGACCCGGCGTATACCGGCCGGGCCGGGCTCAGCCCGGCGTCAGATCCGTCGCGACGATCCGGCGCGGGTGAAAGGTGACCTTGCTGCGGGTCTGGCCCGGCAGGTCGTGGTCGTGGAAGTCGTGGCCGTACTTCGCCCCCGCCTCGGCGGCGAACGAGAAGTCGGCATCGGGTTCGAGCTGGACGTCGGCGCGGATCTCCAGCGTCCGGAACCTGTTCTCGGGGTCCATGACGAACAGGGTGGCCAGCGGGTTCCGCCGCAGGTTGCGGGCCTTCTGCCGGGAGTCGTTGAGCGAGATGCGGAAGAGTCCGTCGCCCTCGTCGTAGTGGAAGGCGATGGCCGTGACCTGTGGGAGCCCGTCCGGGCCGATGGTGGACAGGGTGGCGGTCATCGCCTTGGTGAGGTCCTGGTGAG
Coding sequences within it:
- a CDS encoding NAD-dependent epimerase/dehydratase family protein gives rise to the protein MKSSPTALVVGGTGPSGPHLITGLLERGYDVEILHRGVHEPPDLPDVRHLHADPHFRETLDAAIGSRTWDVVLATYGRLRTVAQAFAGKCGQFIGVGGVPVYRGFFEPEATRPYGMRLLAREDGTLADAYEPVAPFAAKMVAAEREVFRLGAEGAYAATMVRYSQIYGPRNIVPWEWAVMKRIADGRRRMILPDAGLWIVTRCAARNAAEVLLSAVGNPASAGEAFNVADDDQQTTRQWAESIAMLLGAELEFVGIPSELAPSAMGELLSPTARPHVLVDASRAKRLLGYREVVTAADALAETVAWLAENPVTAEDYPTYNARFDYAMEDRLLAAWDQARDLVRRQAPDTPVDMAHPMPHPRVPSLRADARGR
- a CDS encoding PPOX class F420-dependent oxidoreductase, producing MTSDRPRVPATHQDLTKAMTATLSTIGPDGLPQVTAIAFHYDEGDGLFRISLNDSRQKARNLRRNPLATLFVMDPENRFRTLEIRADVQLEPDADFSFAAEAGAKYGHDFHDHDLPGQTRSKVTFHPRRIVATDLTPG